The Puntigrus tetrazona isolate hp1 chromosome 16, ASM1883169v1, whole genome shotgun sequence genome includes a region encoding these proteins:
- the arhgef5 gene encoding uncharacterized protein arhgef5 isoform X2, translating to MDKTQEKEMEPDTCDGIRDREKFPATRRRDREIDWRERERLRNGDRRANGSSPISEQAEYRDRDNERRKGDTFPRMTKPNKVKDRRMQLTDNKREHHMGRPKDILYENEREMERRRYRDMDMRNEREIARYREELKRKEMRRLVKEEPDRQREGDKEFDLGMRDRRRESYPGVSDLLGMRERETDRDRNRERHRQRDREERYYPQLMERETESFSDRERRTDRQREGQRPRTRDTKSEGDSDGERGKERKREDDATSRHKLYKSGEDGDADRRADKIREKERRREREAERWRDMAIRERDYKETGYHDTKGENSQRDKKRDSKDKRMDRDTYLYTAERGRYRDEERIRDRDRYSKREIEERERQRKEYTGRSKMENSEELISRSDINNEKKRTMRENLEDRDRETTSEINKERLKDRTEEEQEVRIVLREEEKSERVAAVDAVAKKPRSRIMWLEPQSEKKESCLKEDIERERARERYLQRYKENTVTVNEEEPERRKPNESRCLEDKYRELERAGEFMDVEKEEKRMEGWDMAYDKEAMESEWQIEREEVADNLEENEKDEQRSDNRFDNLEKEEGSEGESETEKNRMMSADDGFVTVSSGGDDAEEEDFEDCKEFWEGGVPETVTQEHSGTTEDRENGANEAPKGPLRVFCVIGQTHPMSQANENSYVPSTDEEAANQSSGHNMDNQGKVSINEALEKVEHFEQDIEKAMDELSLSTNEDKWEGAGSNDQTTEGVTSLEGQMIPPSERSEKDTQLFLPESSETPGPSKDNGHGCAETHGEDTIPRGAKEPTGDSVEHSGSDDTWGTSEERKRCSTAPHLKWAKNVVREILGLKSVDTENARDNEEDELSFTWSEMDLRKLGRTRNRNSKFFNSQLYQEYSEVVQNREILLSHSDSLSISASSSPNHSPKLSRRPLPPLPQILLHPHTLSQTNSFINKSLNVPQQSINRPPSPRLSISASSPTLWQDLPGVRSSPELEQLVEDERRLQEVRFEVVTSEASYCRSLDIVVENFVMSKQLNVILSSQDKNWLFSRLNDVRAVSHSFLSQLEEAVEQDMMRFTVCDIIIKHCPRFKNVYVPYLTNQSYQDKTYQRLMDESHEFRRVVEKLERNPICQRLPLRSFLILPFQRITRLKLLVQNIVKRTEPKTKDEAQAIKAMKLLEKMIQDSNESISQMKNIESLVTLNAKVDFECRTLPLISQSRRLVREGPATELIDFSLKDREEERNVYMHLFNDYLLVSLRKEGGRFTVIEHAPVSELRVENCRFKLHSLKKNLFRLHMPQKALLLQTDTQANKLRWISALSRPYPEIDFSAVQDFLQMQCIRAYVAQQPDELSLEKADVLLVHQQSSDGWVEGTRLSDRHRGWSPDSHLETIVSDKARKRNLQDTMKIATAATM from the exons atggacaaaacacaagaaaaagaaatggagCCAGACACGTGTGATGGAATTAGGGACAGGGAGAAATTTCCTGCGACCCGGAGAAGAGATAGAGAGATTgactggagagaaagagagaggctgAGAAATGGAGATCGACGTGCAAATGGAAGTTCACCAATCTCAGAGCAGGCTGAGTATAGAGATCGAGACAATGAGAGGAGAAAAGGGGACACTTTTCCAAGGatgacaaaaccaaacaaagtgAAAGACAGAAGGATGCAACTTACAGACAATAAAAGAGAGCATCACATGGGACGACCGAAGGACATACTGTATGAAAACGAAAGAGAAATGGAAAGGAGGAGATACAGAGATATGGACATGCGGAATGAAAGAGAAATTGCAAGATACAGGGAGGAGctgaagagaaaagaaatgagaaGGCTTGTAAAGGAGGAGCCAGATAGACAGAGGGAAGGAGACAAGGAGTTTGACTTAGGAATGAGAGATAGAAGGAGAGAAAGTTATCCAGGGGTCAGTGACCTTTTAGGCATGAGGGAAAGAGAAACAGATAGAGAtagaaacagagaaagacatcgacaaagagacagagaggagagataTTATCCTCAGCTCatggaaagagagacagagagcttTTCAGACAGGGAAAGGAGGACtgatagacagagagagggacagagaccTAGGACAAGAGACACAAAAAGCGAAGGAGACAGTGATGGAGAAAGGGgtaaggaaagaaagagagaagatgaTGCTACAAGCAGACACAAACTCTACAAGAGTGGAGAAGACGGTGATGCAGATCGAAGGGCAGACAAaattagagagaaagagagacgcagagagagagaagcggAAAGATGGCGAGACATGGCAATAAGAGAAAGAGATTACAAAGAGACAGGTTATCATGATACAAAAGGAGAAAATTCGCAACGAGATAAAAAGAGAGACTCCAAAGACAAAAGAATGGACAGAGACACATACTTATACACAGCTGAAAGAGGAAGGTATAGAGATGAAGAAAGGATAAGAGATAGGGATAGGTATTCTAAAAGAGAGATTGAAGAGAGGGAGAGGCAGAGGAAAGAGTACACAGGGAGAAGTAAGATGGAGAATAGTGAAGAGCTGATTTCAAGAAGTGatattaacaatgaaaaaaagaggaCAATGAGAGAGAACCTtgaagacagagacagagaaaccaCATCTGAGATTAATAAAGAGAGACTGAAGGATAGGACAGAGGAAGAGCAGGAAGTAAGGATTGTACTGAGGGAAGAAGAGAAGAGTGAAAGAGTTGCTGCTGTGGATGCAGTTGCAAAGAAACCTAGGAGCAGGATAATGTGGCTGGAACCTCAAAGTGAGAAAAAAGAATCTTGTTTAAAAGAGGAcatagagagggagagagcaagagagaggtACCTCCAAAGATACAAAGAAAACACGGTAACAGTAAATGAAGAAGAGCCTGAGAGAAGGAAACCAAACGAGAGTAGATGTCTTGAGGACAAGTATAGAGAACTTGAAAGGGCTGGAGAGTTCATGGACGTAGAAAAGGAGGAGAAAAGGATGGAAGGATGGGATATGGCTTATGATAAAGAAGCCATGGAATCAGAGTGGCAGATAGAAAGAGAGGAAGTGGCCGATAACTTGGAAGAGAATGAGAAAGATGAACAGAGAAGTGATAATAGATTTGACAACTTGGAGAAGGAGGAAGGAAGTGAGGGAGAATCGGAAACAGAGAAGAACAGAATGATGTCAGCAGATGATGGATTTGTAACAGTCTCCAGTGGAGGCGATGATGCAGAGGAAGAGGATTTTGAAGACTGCAAAGAATTCTGGGAAGGTGGAGTTCCCGAAACTGTCACTCAGGAACATTCAGGAACTACAGAGGACAGAGAAAATGGGGCAAATGAAGCTCCAAAAGGACCCCTAAGAGTCTTTTGTGTAATTGGTCAGACCCATCCCATGTCACAAGCCAATGAGAATTCATATGTACCTTCCACAGACGAAgaggcagccaatcagagttcAGGTCATAACATGGACAATCAAGGTAAAGTGAGCATAAATGAAGCATTAGAAAAGGTTGAACACTTTGAACAGGACATTGAAAAAGCAATGGATGAACTCAGTCTTTCTACTAATGAGGATAAATGGGAGGGAGCAGGAAGTAATGACCAGACAACGGAAGGTGTAACATCACTGGAAGGCCAAATGATTCCTCCCAGTGAGCGATCAGAAAAAGACACCCAACTCTTCCTACCAGAGTCTTCTGAAACACCAGGGCCATCCAAGGATAATGGTCATGGGTGTGCAGAGACTCATGGTGAAGACACAATACCAAGAGGAGCAAAAGAACCCACTGGAGACTCAGTTGAGCATTCTGGTTCTGATGACACATGGGGCACATCTGAGGAACGAAAGCGATGCTCTACTGCTCCTCACCTTAAATGGGCCAAGAACGTGGTGAGAGAGATCCTGGGTCTGAAATCGGTGGACACAGAAAATGCAAGAG ATAACGAAGAGGACGAATTATCTTTTACCTGGAGTGAAATGGATCTAAG GAAACTTGGGAGGACAAGAAACAGGAATTCAAAATTCTTTA ACTCTCAGTTGTATCAGGAGTACAGTGAGGTGGTCCAAAACAGAGAGATCCTTCTGTCACATTCCGATTCTCTATCAATAAGTGCATCTTCCTCTCCAAATCATTCCCCTAAGCTATCACGCAGACCTCTCCCACCCCTCCCTCAAATCCTCCTGCACCCCCACACACTGTCCCAAACCAACTCCTTTATAAACAAAAGTCTAAATGTGCCTCAGCAGTCCATTAACAGACCCCCGTCCCCTCGCCTGTCTATCTCTGCCTCCTCACCCACACTGTGGCAGGATCTCCCCGGAGTGAGGAGCAGCCCAGAGTTGGAGCAACTTGTTGAGGATGAGAGACGCCTGCAGGAG GTGAGGTTTGAGGTCGTGACCTCTGAAGCGTCATACTGCCGCAGTTTGGACATCGTAGTGGAGAACTTTGTCATGTCCAAACAGCTCAATGTTATCCTGTCTTCACAAGACAAAAACTGGCTGTTCTCCAGGCTAAATGACGTTAGAGCCGTCAGTCACAG CTTTCTGTCTCAGCTGGAAGAAGCAGTGGAGCAGGACATGATGCGCTTTACCGTCTGTGACATCATTATCAAACACTGTCCACGATTCAAAAATGTGTATGTGCCATACCTCACCAACCAATCATATCAGGACAAGACGTATCAAAGATTGAT GGACGAGAGTCACGAATTCCGTAGAGTTGTGGAAAAGCTGGAGCGTAACCCGATTTGCCAACGACTGCCTCTGCGGTCTTTCCTCATTCTTCCATTTCAAAGAATCACACGCCTCAAATTACTTGTGCAG AATATTGTAAAGAGAACCGAGCCAAAAACCAAGGATGAAGCACAGGCCATTAAGGCGATGAAACTACTTGAGAAG ATGATCCAGGACAGTAATGAAAGTATCTCTCAAATGAAGAACATTGAGTCACTTGTGACCCTCAATGCCAAAGTTGACTTTGAGTGCAGG ACTCTTCCGTTGATCAGTCAGTCCCGCAGACTGGTACGAGAGGGTCCTGCGACTGAACTGATAGACTTTTCTCTAAAAGacagggaggaagagagaaatgTTTATATGCACCTTTTTAATGACTATCTCCTGGTCTCTTTGCGGAAAGA AGGGGGTAGGTTTACAGTTATCGAACATGCACCTGTGTCAGAGCTGCGAGTTGAGAACTGCAGGTTCAAACTgcattccttaaaaaaaaacctgttccGTTTGCACATGCCACAAAAGGCCCTGCTCTTGCAGACAGATACCCA GGCCAATAAATTGCGCTGGATATCAGCACTCTCACGTCCTTATCCTGAGATTGACTTCAGTGCAGTTCAAG ACTTTTTACAAATGCAGTGCATCAGAGCATACGTTGCCCAGCAACCGGATGAGCTAAGTTTAGAGAAAGCTGATGTTCTATTAGTTCACCAGCAGAGCAGTGATG GCTGGGTGGAAGGAACTCGTCTGTCAGACAGACATCGTGGTTGGTCCCCCGATTCTCATCTGGAGACAATAGTCAGTGACAAAGCAAGAAAGCGCAACCTGCAGGACACTATGAAAATTGCTACAGCTGCTACAATGTGA
- the arhgef5 gene encoding trichohyalin isoform X1 yields the protein MDKTQEKEMEPDTCDGIRDREKFPATRRRDREIDWRERERLRNGDRRANGSSPISEQAEYRDRDNERRKGDTFPRMTKPNKVKDRRMQLTDNKREHHMGRPKDILYENEREMERRRYRDMDMRNEREIARYREELKRKEMRRLVKEEPDRQREGDKEFDLGMRDRRRESYPGVSDLLGMRERETDRDRNRERHRQRDREERYYPQLMERETESFSDRERRTDRQREGQRPRTRDTKSEGDSDGERGKERKREDDATSRHKLYKSGEDGDADRRADKIREKERRREREAERWRDMAIRERDYKETGYHDTKGENSQRDKKRDSKDKRMDRDTYLYTAERGRYRDEERIRDRDRYSKREIEERERQRKEYTGRSKMENSEELISRSDINNEKKRTMRENLEDRDRETTSEINKERLKDRTEEEQEVRIVLREEEKSERVAAVDAVAKKPRSRIMWLEPQSEKKESCLKEDIERERARERYLQRYKENTVTVNEEEPERRKPNESRCLEDKYRELERAGEFMDVEKEEKRMEGWDMAYDKEAMESEWQIEREEVADNLEENEKDEQRSDNRFDNLEKEEGSEGESETEKNRMMSADDGFVTVSSGGDDAEEEDFEDCKEFWEGGVPETVTQEHSGTTEDRENGANEAPKGPLRVFCVIGQTHPMSQANENSYVPSTDEEAANQSSGHNMDNQGKVSINEALEKVEHFEQDIEKAMDELSLSTNEDKWEGAGSNDQTTEGVTSLEGQMIPPSERSEKDTQLFLPESSETPGPSKDNGHGCAETHGEDTIPRGAKEPTGDSVEHSGSDDTWGTSEERKRCSTAPHLKWAKNVVREILGLKSVDTENARGSVTHIDTQTKTQTQGEGDMDKSRKEEEIIEGVGEQQGGLERELNENHERLDPSSNQHMVPPKGELEWNVEEVSKKKESEKEVVLSSSSFRDLGNEARTRRRGFRKSVKKTKEEEEDEEEEEGVGRDRRTRIFNKSDNEEDELSFTWSEMDLRKLGRTRNRNSKFFNSQLYQEYSEVVQNREILLSHSDSLSISASSSPNHSPKLSRRPLPPLPQILLHPHTLSQTNSFINKSLNVPQQSINRPPSPRLSISASSPTLWQDLPGVRSSPELEQLVEDERRLQEVRFEVVTSEASYCRSLDIVVENFVMSKQLNVILSSQDKNWLFSRLNDVRAVSHSFLSQLEEAVEQDMMRFTVCDIIIKHCPRFKNVYVPYLTNQSYQDKTYQRLMDESHEFRRVVEKLERNPICQRLPLRSFLILPFQRITRLKLLVQNIVKRTEPKTKDEAQAIKAMKLLEKMIQDSNESISQMKNIESLVTLNAKVDFECRTLPLISQSRRLVREGPATELIDFSLKDREEERNVYMHLFNDYLLVSLRKEGGRFTVIEHAPVSELRVENCRFKLHSLKKNLFRLHMPQKALLLQTDTQANKLRWISALSRPYPEIDFSAVQDFLQMQCIRAYVAQQPDELSLEKADVLLVHQQSSDGWVEGTRLSDRHRGWSPDSHLETIVSDKARKRNLQDTMKIATAATM from the exons atggacaaaacacaagaaaaagaaatggagCCAGACACGTGTGATGGAATTAGGGACAGGGAGAAATTTCCTGCGACCCGGAGAAGAGATAGAGAGATTgactggagagaaagagagaggctgAGAAATGGAGATCGACGTGCAAATGGAAGTTCACCAATCTCAGAGCAGGCTGAGTATAGAGATCGAGACAATGAGAGGAGAAAAGGGGACACTTTTCCAAGGatgacaaaaccaaacaaagtgAAAGACAGAAGGATGCAACTTACAGACAATAAAAGAGAGCATCACATGGGACGACCGAAGGACATACTGTATGAAAACGAAAGAGAAATGGAAAGGAGGAGATACAGAGATATGGACATGCGGAATGAAAGAGAAATTGCAAGATACAGGGAGGAGctgaagagaaaagaaatgagaaGGCTTGTAAAGGAGGAGCCAGATAGACAGAGGGAAGGAGACAAGGAGTTTGACTTAGGAATGAGAGATAGAAGGAGAGAAAGTTATCCAGGGGTCAGTGACCTTTTAGGCATGAGGGAAAGAGAAACAGATAGAGAtagaaacagagaaagacatcgacaaagagacagagaggagagataTTATCCTCAGCTCatggaaagagagacagagagcttTTCAGACAGGGAAAGGAGGACtgatagacagagagagggacagagaccTAGGACAAGAGACACAAAAAGCGAAGGAGACAGTGATGGAGAAAGGGgtaaggaaagaaagagagaagatgaTGCTACAAGCAGACACAAACTCTACAAGAGTGGAGAAGACGGTGATGCAGATCGAAGGGCAGACAAaattagagagaaagagagacgcagagagagagaagcggAAAGATGGCGAGACATGGCAATAAGAGAAAGAGATTACAAAGAGACAGGTTATCATGATACAAAAGGAGAAAATTCGCAACGAGATAAAAAGAGAGACTCCAAAGACAAAAGAATGGACAGAGACACATACTTATACACAGCTGAAAGAGGAAGGTATAGAGATGAAGAAAGGATAAGAGATAGGGATAGGTATTCTAAAAGAGAGATTGAAGAGAGGGAGAGGCAGAGGAAAGAGTACACAGGGAGAAGTAAGATGGAGAATAGTGAAGAGCTGATTTCAAGAAGTGatattaacaatgaaaaaaagaggaCAATGAGAGAGAACCTtgaagacagagacagagaaaccaCATCTGAGATTAATAAAGAGAGACTGAAGGATAGGACAGAGGAAGAGCAGGAAGTAAGGATTGTACTGAGGGAAGAAGAGAAGAGTGAAAGAGTTGCTGCTGTGGATGCAGTTGCAAAGAAACCTAGGAGCAGGATAATGTGGCTGGAACCTCAAAGTGAGAAAAAAGAATCTTGTTTAAAAGAGGAcatagagagggagagagcaagagagaggtACCTCCAAAGATACAAAGAAAACACGGTAACAGTAAATGAAGAAGAGCCTGAGAGAAGGAAACCAAACGAGAGTAGATGTCTTGAGGACAAGTATAGAGAACTTGAAAGGGCTGGAGAGTTCATGGACGTAGAAAAGGAGGAGAAAAGGATGGAAGGATGGGATATGGCTTATGATAAAGAAGCCATGGAATCAGAGTGGCAGATAGAAAGAGAGGAAGTGGCCGATAACTTGGAAGAGAATGAGAAAGATGAACAGAGAAGTGATAATAGATTTGACAACTTGGAGAAGGAGGAAGGAAGTGAGGGAGAATCGGAAACAGAGAAGAACAGAATGATGTCAGCAGATGATGGATTTGTAACAGTCTCCAGTGGAGGCGATGATGCAGAGGAAGAGGATTTTGAAGACTGCAAAGAATTCTGGGAAGGTGGAGTTCCCGAAACTGTCACTCAGGAACATTCAGGAACTACAGAGGACAGAGAAAATGGGGCAAATGAAGCTCCAAAAGGACCCCTAAGAGTCTTTTGTGTAATTGGTCAGACCCATCCCATGTCACAAGCCAATGAGAATTCATATGTACCTTCCACAGACGAAgaggcagccaatcagagttcAGGTCATAACATGGACAATCAAGGTAAAGTGAGCATAAATGAAGCATTAGAAAAGGTTGAACACTTTGAACAGGACATTGAAAAAGCAATGGATGAACTCAGTCTTTCTACTAATGAGGATAAATGGGAGGGAGCAGGAAGTAATGACCAGACAACGGAAGGTGTAACATCACTGGAAGGCCAAATGATTCCTCCCAGTGAGCGATCAGAAAAAGACACCCAACTCTTCCTACCAGAGTCTTCTGAAACACCAGGGCCATCCAAGGATAATGGTCATGGGTGTGCAGAGACTCATGGTGAAGACACAATACCAAGAGGAGCAAAAGAACCCACTGGAGACTCAGTTGAGCATTCTGGTTCTGATGACACATGGGGCACATCTGAGGAACGAAAGCGATGCTCTACTGCTCCTCACCTTAAATGGGCCAAGAACGTGGTGAGAGAGATCCTGGGTCTGAAATCGGTGGACACAGAAAATGCAAGAGGTAGTGTGACACACATAGACACGCaaaccaaaacacaaacacagggTGAGGGAGATATGGACAAATcaagaaaagaggaagaaataATAGAGGGAGTAGGAGAACAACAGGGAGGGTTGGAGAGAGAGTTGAATGAGAACCATGAAAGGCTGGATCCTAGTTCTAACCAGCACATGGTTCCCCCAAAAGGAGAGTTAGAGTGGAATGTAGAAGAAGtatctaaaaagaaagagagtgaaAAGGAAGTTGTTCTAAGCTCTAGTAGTTTTCGAGATTTGGGCAATGAGGCTCGTACAAGGAGGCGAGGGTTCCGAAAGTCAGTGAAGAAAAccaaagaagaggaagaggatgaggaagaagaagagggagTTGGAAGGGACCGCAGGACAAGAATATTCAACAAATCAG ATAACGAAGAGGACGAATTATCTTTTACCTGGAGTGAAATGGATCTAAG GAAACTTGGGAGGACAAGAAACAGGAATTCAAAATTCTTTA ACTCTCAGTTGTATCAGGAGTACAGTGAGGTGGTCCAAAACAGAGAGATCCTTCTGTCACATTCCGATTCTCTATCAATAAGTGCATCTTCCTCTCCAAATCATTCCCCTAAGCTATCACGCAGACCTCTCCCACCCCTCCCTCAAATCCTCCTGCACCCCCACACACTGTCCCAAACCAACTCCTTTATAAACAAAAGTCTAAATGTGCCTCAGCAGTCCATTAACAGACCCCCGTCCCCTCGCCTGTCTATCTCTGCCTCCTCACCCACACTGTGGCAGGATCTCCCCGGAGTGAGGAGCAGCCCAGAGTTGGAGCAACTTGTTGAGGATGAGAGACGCCTGCAGGAG GTGAGGTTTGAGGTCGTGACCTCTGAAGCGTCATACTGCCGCAGTTTGGACATCGTAGTGGAGAACTTTGTCATGTCCAAACAGCTCAATGTTATCCTGTCTTCACAAGACAAAAACTGGCTGTTCTCCAGGCTAAATGACGTTAGAGCCGTCAGTCACAG CTTTCTGTCTCAGCTGGAAGAAGCAGTGGAGCAGGACATGATGCGCTTTACCGTCTGTGACATCATTATCAAACACTGTCCACGATTCAAAAATGTGTATGTGCCATACCTCACCAACCAATCATATCAGGACAAGACGTATCAAAGATTGAT GGACGAGAGTCACGAATTCCGTAGAGTTGTGGAAAAGCTGGAGCGTAACCCGATTTGCCAACGACTGCCTCTGCGGTCTTTCCTCATTCTTCCATTTCAAAGAATCACACGCCTCAAATTACTTGTGCAG AATATTGTAAAGAGAACCGAGCCAAAAACCAAGGATGAAGCACAGGCCATTAAGGCGATGAAACTACTTGAGAAG ATGATCCAGGACAGTAATGAAAGTATCTCTCAAATGAAGAACATTGAGTCACTTGTGACCCTCAATGCCAAAGTTGACTTTGAGTGCAGG ACTCTTCCGTTGATCAGTCAGTCCCGCAGACTGGTACGAGAGGGTCCTGCGACTGAACTGATAGACTTTTCTCTAAAAGacagggaggaagagagaaatgTTTATATGCACCTTTTTAATGACTATCTCCTGGTCTCTTTGCGGAAAGA AGGGGGTAGGTTTACAGTTATCGAACATGCACCTGTGTCAGAGCTGCGAGTTGAGAACTGCAGGTTCAAACTgcattccttaaaaaaaaacctgttccGTTTGCACATGCCACAAAAGGCCCTGCTCTTGCAGACAGATACCCA GGCCAATAAATTGCGCTGGATATCAGCACTCTCACGTCCTTATCCTGAGATTGACTTCAGTGCAGTTCAAG ACTTTTTACAAATGCAGTGCATCAGAGCATACGTTGCCCAGCAACCGGATGAGCTAAGTTTAGAGAAAGCTGATGTTCTATTAGTTCACCAGCAGAGCAGTGATG GCTGGGTGGAAGGAACTCGTCTGTCAGACAGACATCGTGGTTGGTCCCCCGATTCTCATCTGGAGACAATAGTCAGTGACAAAGCAAGAAAGCGCAACCTGCAGGACACTATGAAAATTGCTACAGCTGCTACAATGTGA